One genomic segment of Balneolaceae bacterium includes these proteins:
- a CDS encoding SIMPL domain-containing protein (The SIMPL domain is named for its presence in mouse protein SIMPL (signalling molecule that associates with mouse pelle-like kinase). Bacterial member BP26, from Brucella, was shown to assemble into a channel-like structure, while YggE from E. coli has been associated with resistance to oxidative stress.), whose translation MKENKQLGFIVIGLSIFLGLFVLGYFARNAAISVKEYERSVTVKGLAEQEHVADVVIWPIQFTEAGNTLDGTYTALDNSAQKISSFLENEGIPPDEISFSTPLLTDKSAQRYGGMENFQYRYVATQTATVYSKNVQEIRRVMSELVELGKQGVTLSGDEYQVRPEYLFTRLNEIKPEMIEQATIEARAVAQKFAEDSNSELGKIKTASQGQFSISERDNNNPHIKKVRVVSTIVYYLSD comes from the coding sequence ATGAAAGAAAATAAGCAACTGGGTTTTATTGTAATTGGATTGTCTATTTTTCTGGGACTTTTTGTTTTGGGATATTTTGCCAGAAATGCAGCAATCTCCGTAAAAGAATATGAACGATCTGTAACGGTAAAAGGCCTGGCCGAGCAGGAACATGTAGCGGATGTTGTGATCTGGCCCATTCAGTTTACAGAAGCTGGAAACACGCTGGACGGAACCTACACGGCACTCGATAACAGTGCGCAGAAAATAAGTTCATTTCTTGAAAACGAAGGAATTCCACCGGATGAAATCTCATTTTCCACGCCTCTATTGACGGATAAATCCGCTCAGCGTTATGGAGGAATGGAGAATTTTCAATACAGATATGTAGCAACGCAGACAGCTACGGTCTATTCGAAAAATGTACAAGAGATTCGCCGGGTTATGAGTGAGCTGGTTGAACTGGGAAAACAGGGAGTTACCCTCAGCGGAGATGAATACCAGGTTCGGCCGGAATATTTGTTTACGAGACTTAACGAAATCAAACCAGAGATGATTGAACAAGCCACGATAGAAGCAAGAGCCGTGGCTCAGAAATTTGCTGAAGATTCCAACAGCGAGCTCGGTAAAATAAAAACCGCATCGCAGGGACAGTTTTCTATTTCAGAAAGGGATAACAACAATCCGCACATCAAAAAAGTAAGAGTTGTTTCCACAATTGTTTATTACCTGTCTGATTAG